CCCAGAGAGGATAAGAAGATTGAAAAGTCTCGGATACTGCCGGAAGATAGAGCACCTAACTGATTGCACGCAAAAATTGCGTCTAGATATGAGAACTATTTTCAAAATCTCAGCAGCATGGATAACCAGCACCAAAACCTCAGCAGCAGCAGGACggctggaacccatctacatgaaAGCGCCTCGGCCTCCTCTCCTGGCAGGGGATCTCTCATAGGTGGTGTTAAATTTCTCGACCAACTCGTTCATTGTGCTGCAAGTCACCAAAGAGTACCATCAATACCAACATCAACATCGGTGCAAGCACATCAAATTATATGATTTGAGATAGAGGAATACGATGTCACAAAAGGAGCATCTGACACAACTTCAATGTAGATGTAAATCCATTTATTCTACTCTGTTGTTTTATATGCGGCATTCTTTCTTATCAGAAGGTTTCATGAAAGAAGCTGAGGCATACCTTGAACAGTTCGTGAACATTGCAAGGTAAGTCATGAGGAGGGTGTCATTGTATTCCTGGAAACGAAGAGAACATCATCGTATCATAAGATGCAAGGTGAAGTTAAGCAGTTGAAAATACAAAACAAAATGGAGAGTTAACCTACCGTTAAGAAGTCATCTTGGAATTTCTCTGATTCCATAGCTGGTAGTCTTCTTACGAGGCTTGAGACTTGCCTAAGAAGTGAATTATCCAGTGGGATATCACctgcagtgatggaagaggtttAGTGATTGACAAGTACTTACACAAATAGTTCGAAGACGATGCAAATTCTGGCGAATAAATATTGAGGGACTATATTTAAAGCACGTGGATAAAACACAGCCACATTTTGGAGAAAGATTTAGAACATCAGATTAGTGGCAAAAGACAAACCCTTTTGCATGGCACCAAGGTATTGCTGGATAACACGAACCCTGCTATTGAGCATCTTGATGGCACTGTGTATTCCTGTAAGATGAGCAGCCACTGCTCAAACATGTCAGTGTTAGTATTTTGACCGAAAATGGTACCTTCGGTAGTACAAGTACTGTACAACTCTATGACCTTATCCAAGATGCTAAAACGATGTTGAACAAAAGGATCCTTACATTGAGTTGCTGCAGAGCCACCATCAGATGGTTTCAGATGGGCAACATGATCTACAGATATCCTCTCTGCTTCTACGGTCTAAATCAAATGTACATGTGAATAAGTGTTAATAAAAAAAAAATCAGAACTAAACAAACAAATTCAGAGCTAGATCAACCCAAAGAGATTAGAGAAGGAAAAAAACCTACCTCAATTGTGTAATTTGATTTGACAAAGATGAGCTGGGGGCCCCCATCGATAACATGCAACTCTTGAATTTTACAAAGGTGATAAACAAAGAATTAGCAGCACAGACAGGAAAGTGAACAGGATAAGAACATTAGTGCAATGAATAACTCCAAACTAATTACAGAAATATCAGAAGCGAGAAACTTAAGGGCTGCCCATACTATAATAGTGATGGCTACAAACTGTTACTTATATTAAAAAACACTACATGCATAGTTGATGTGCACCCTAAAGCAAAGCTCAATACAGCAAACATAAAAAACATGATTCATGATCAATTGAGCAAGGGCAATGGCCCTGTTTCCTAAAATACACAAAAATCATGAAGTATACTATTGTGGACATGTGTAAGTCAGGTTTGTGCACACAGCAGCAGCAAATGGCACTCATGGCTTGACAGGTGGCTCAAGGAAACCAACACCAACAATACCTACCAGAACTCGTTATCCAGGACAATTATTAggaagtactccctctgtaaactaatataagagcgtttagattactaaaatagtgatctaaacgctcttatattagtttacggagggagtataaagcATGCTGTTAATAATAGTGTATGTTAGACATTGGGTTGATTGATAGGGGTGTGGTCAACAAAGGAATAGGAGTTGTATCATAGGTAATTTCGTTGAGTCTTTCCGATGTAGGCATCTCTACCTCCAGAGAATTAGCAAAGAGATAGAAGATGAGTTGAGTTTGCTACCAAGATTTCAAGTCTTGGGAGGTTGGGTAGATATTTCTCTCATCTATTTGGTATCTCCCAAACCTCTCTTGGTCCTCTCATGTTTTTTTTATGTTAGCAGGAGAGTTGTAAATTCAACTGTCCTCTCGTTAGTCTCATTTCAACATATTCCTATCTTCCCCTTCCAAAACCCTAATCCCCTTGAAGCCATTCCATCTGCCACCCTATGCATGTTAGTTGTTTCAACATGAACCAAGGTTGGTTCACATCATAAATAAATCAATTATGCAGAACCAAAAATAAGACATGCCAATAGCACCACTTGAATGATAATACAGATTGTAGATCAGATTAACCTACCACTCTCATAAATTGTCACAGGTAGATCCTTCTGGGAGTGATTGATTGCAGGATTCAAGAGAAGATAAACAGGGCTTTCATTAATGTCCATCAGCTGGATCATAGAAAAACAATGTTACATGGAGGCAAATGAATATTACATACAGCAGATCATATCCATATTGAAAAGCAATATTCCTCTCAAAAGCAGGTTTCCAGTATGGTCTCTATTTATTTGGTGATGCACTTGAACAAAACTCACTAATGTACCAGAGTTTGAGAGTAGCAGTAATGTATGTTGCTGCGAGCCATGACATAGGCCGTGCACCATTTTGATATAAAACATGTTGGAAAAATACTTTACATCTAGTGTTAACTTGATTCGGTTTAAAAGGTAATGCTGGTCCATACATGTGAACTTAAGAGTTTGCAACAGTTGTATAGGCTTGATTGAGAACAGATGTAATATGCAGTCTGCACAAAAGACTAAAACAAAATTGTCTATGTTTATCCTACAGCCAAACTGAACCTCATCAGAAGCAAAACAGGGTCTTGGTTTATGGGTATCAATAATTACCTATCATTTGTTCTATCACCCGTTATAACACTACAACAAGAAAACTCCCAGCCTTCCATAGGCACTACACAACTTATTTTCTCAACTTTACAAATACATACATGGATGGAATGCAATGACGAACAGTAAATCACTTCCAAAGAAATAAAAAACAAAAACGTTCTATGCACAGCAATGCAAGAAATCATGTTCTCTGCTCCTCTTCTACCTCCTCTTTCCACACGGCAATAAAAAACCAACCACGTTCAAGAGTAGTACATCACACCAAATCACAATTGCACTTTTTTTAGTAACAAGAGCAAAAACCAAGCACATTGTCAGTCTCAAGGATTAGGAACTTGAAAAAAGGATTGTAAGTACTCACAGCCTTGTGGATTAGGATGTCAGTATCCTGCACATCGCTCCCAGTTGAGTACCAGCCCAGCACATAGAATTCAGGGAACACCTTCTTGTCTGCAAAAGCCACAATTGCAGCATGAACCAATCAGACCACGCACAAACCCCAAATTATATTCCTACTATGCGCACCAAACCCTAGAAACAGATTTGCGGTCGGCTTACAGAGCTCAAGCTTCTTCTccaggaaggcgcgctcgagcgTGCCGGTGACGGGGTCGAGGACGAGCTCGAAGCTGTTGAAGATCTCGACCGTCCGGCCGCGCTGCACCCCGATCACGCACCCGAAGACCCTCGGCGGCTCCGCGGGCGCCGAGGAGCCTTCAGCGGAGCAGGAGGCCTGAGCCTTGCCCGGCGACGGGGCCTCGGCGGGGAAGGAGGCCTGGGCCTTGACGCGGGTGTAGTGGTCGGAGACGTTCACGATGACGAGGGGGTGGAGCTTGAAGGTGAGGCCGCTGCTGGAGGTGGCCGCGGTGGAGGGGGGCTGGGCGGACGCCGCTGGATCAGAGGGCGTCGACATCGTCGGAGGGGGAGGGCGGCCGGTGCCCTAGCTAGCGCCGGCGAGATGGGAGACGGAGACAGCAACGGCGAGGGTCCGTGGTGGGGTTTTGCGCTCTTGTCCTTTGGTGTGCCTGCTTAGGTTTCGGGCTTGTATACAGTATACGAGGTGACCCGGGTGGATAACCTGGGCTCGCTGGGCCGAAAGAAAGGTGTGGTTAGGTTAAACGGGCCTGCGAGTCAAACGGACCCACCCTGCGGCCGCACCCAGCCCAAAGAATAGTTCAGTTAGGAATTTTTATAGGAAATTTTGGAGGATTCAAATCCTAAGGATTTTTTCTATGGAATCCTTTGATCATAGGGTTGAGTCTACCGAATTCCTATGCCCCCATCCTATAGTCAAACCTCTTTTTTTACTTTTCTTTGAAAAGTACAATGCACCTCAATCTATCTCTCCCTACTGTCTCTCTCGTCAATCCTCTGAATTCGTACTTTCATTGTAATGCACCATCCATAGACACTTACTGCAGGATTCATGTGTTTTAAAGTCC
This sequence is a window from Aegilops tauschii subsp. strangulata cultivar AL8/78 chromosome 7, Aet v6.0, whole genome shotgun sequence. Protein-coding genes within it:
- the LOC109745550 gene encoding COP9 signalosome complex subunit 6; the encoded protein is MSTPSDPAASAQPPSTAATSSSGLTFKLHPLVIVNVSDHYTRVKAQASFPAEAPSPGKAQASCSAEGSSAPAEPPRVFGCVIGVQRGRTVEIFNSFELVLDPVTGTLERAFLEKKLELYKKVFPEFYVLGWYSTGSDVQDTDILIHKALMDINESPVYLLLNPAINHSQKDLPVTIYESELHVIDGGPQLIFVKSNYTIETVEAERISVDHVAHLKPSDGGSAATQLAAHLTGIHSAIKMLNSRVRVIQQYLGAMQKGDIPLDNSLLRQVSSLVRRLPAMESEKFQDDFLTEYNDTLLMTYLAMFTNCSSTMNELVEKFNTTYERSPARRGGRGAFM